Proteins from a single region of Diaphorobacter limosus:
- the fliQ gene encoding flagellar biosynthesis protein FliQ, with amino-acid sequence MTSQFVLTMGRDALTLLLTISLPVLGVVMAVGLVVSIFQAVTQIHEATLAFVPKLVAAVVVFTIAGPWMITTLVDYLRRTIESIPSVVG; translated from the coding sequence ATGACCTCCCAATTCGTGCTCACCATGGGCCGCGACGCGCTCACGCTGCTGCTGACGATCTCGCTGCCGGTGCTCGGCGTGGTGATGGCCGTGGGCCTGGTGGTCAGCATCTTCCAGGCCGTGACGCAGATCCACGAGGCCACGCTGGCCTTCGTGCCCAAGCTGGTGGCGGCGGTGGTGGTGTTCACCATCGCCGGGCCGTGGATGATCACCACGCTGGTGGACTATCTGCGGCGCACCATTGAGTCGATCCCATCGGTGGTGGGTTGA
- the fliP gene encoding flagellar type III secretion system pore protein FliP (The bacterial flagellar biogenesis protein FliP forms a type III secretion system (T3SS)-type pore required for flagellar assembly.) — MHKRLRAAALLGALLWAGVALAQQGGAAGTLPLVIGSGAGGNSYSVPIQTLLFFTALSFLPAVLLMMTGFTRIVIVLSLLRQAIGTQQAPPNQVVVGLSLFLTLFVMGPTLDKVYQEAYVPYTTNALSFEQALDKAEAPMRGFMLKQTRQSDFALFARLARLDDGVTAETAPLRVLVPAFVTSELKTAFQIGFMVFIPFLIIDMVVSSVLMSLGMMMLSPVLVALPFKLMLFVLADGWNLLIGSLAASFAV; from the coding sequence ATGCATAAACGCTTGCGCGCCGCAGCGCTGCTGGGCGCTTTGCTGTGGGCCGGCGTGGCCCTGGCGCAGCAGGGCGGCGCGGCGGGCACGCTGCCGCTGGTGATTGGCTCGGGCGCGGGTGGCAACAGCTATTCGGTGCCCATACAGACGCTGCTGTTCTTCACGGCGCTGTCCTTTCTGCCAGCGGTGCTGCTGATGATGACCGGCTTCACGCGCATCGTCATCGTGCTGTCGCTCCTGCGCCAGGCCATAGGCACGCAGCAGGCGCCGCCCAACCAGGTGGTGGTCGGCCTGTCGCTGTTCCTCACGCTGTTCGTCATGGGCCCGACGCTGGACAAGGTTTACCAGGAGGCCTATGTGCCCTACACCACCAACGCGCTGTCCTTCGAGCAGGCGCTGGACAAGGCCGAGGCGCCCATGCGCGGCTTCATGCTCAAGCAGACGCGCCAGTCGGACTTTGCGCTGTTTGCGCGCCTGGCCAGGCTGGACGATGGCGTGACGGCCGAGACCGCGCCGCTGCGCGTGCTGGTGCCGGCCTTCGTGACCAGCGAGCTCAAGACCGCGTTCCAGATCGGCTTCATGGTCTTCATCCCGTTCCTGATCATCGACATGGTGGTCTCCAGCGTGCTCATGTCGCTCGGCATGATGATGCTGTCGCCGGTGTTGGTGGCACTGCCGTTCAAGCTCATGCTGTTCGTGCTGGCCGATGGCTGGAATTTGCTGATCGGCTCGCTGGCCGCCAGCTTCGCTGTATGA
- a CDS encoding flagellar biosynthetic protein FliO, whose amino-acid sequence MTQTLLLLVLLVAALAALPWLIRRLQQQRAGQLGQAGAMSRVLSAVAVGPQQRVVTVEVGPPQQRTVLVLGVTAQNINCLHVLPAVATDGARFAAEMAAARAQPLVDGGADA is encoded by the coding sequence ATGACCCAGACATTGCTGCTGCTGGTGCTGCTGGTCGCGGCGCTGGCGGCCCTGCCCTGGCTGATCCGGCGCCTGCAGCAGCAGCGCGCCGGCCAGCTCGGGCAGGCGGGCGCCATGTCGCGCGTGTTGTCGGCCGTCGCCGTGGGGCCGCAGCAGCGCGTGGTGACCGTCGAGGTGGGGCCGCCGCAGCAGCGCACGGTGCTGGTGCTGGGCGTGACGGCGCAAAACATCAACTGCCTGCATGTGCTGCCCGCGGTGGCCACGGATGGCGCCCGCTTTGCCGCGGAGATGGCGGCGGCGCGCGCACAGCCCTTGGTGGATGGGGGCGCAGATGCATAA
- the fliN gene encoding flagellar motor switch protein FliN, giving the protein MSTESDHNDPNGAAAADDPFAGWAEALEEQKSADAQAVEADQGGPLSGEPARPFGGNGNAQVQDINMVLDIPVQLSVELGRTKVPIKYILQLAQGSVVELDALAGEPMDVLVNGYLIAQGEVVVVNDKFGIRLTDVVTPSERLRRVSRG; this is encoded by the coding sequence ATGTCAACTGAATCCGATCACAACGACCCCAATGGCGCCGCGGCGGCCGACGATCCGTTTGCCGGCTGGGCCGAGGCGTTGGAGGAGCAAAAGAGCGCCGATGCGCAAGCCGTGGAGGCCGATCAGGGCGGCCCGCTGTCGGGCGAGCCCGCGCGCCCCTTTGGCGGCAATGGCAATGCCCAGGTGCAGGACATCAACATGGTGCTGGACATTCCGGTGCAGCTGTCGGTGGAGCTGGGTCGCACCAAGGTGCCCATCAAGTACATCCTGCAGCTGGCCCAGGGTTCGGTGGTGGAGTTGGACGCGCTGGCCGGCGAGCCCATGGACGTGCTGGTCAACGGCTACCTGATCGCCCAGGGCGAGGTGGTGGTGGTGAACGACAAGTTCGGCATCCGCCTGACCGACGTGGTCACGCCCTCTGAGCGCCTGCGCCGTGTCAGCCGGGGTTGA
- the fliM gene encoding flagellar motor switch protein FliM has product MSDSFLSQEEVDALLEGVTGESQKTVKEEIEAGAVRDYDISSQERIVRGRMPTMEIVNERFARNFRIGLFNFIRRSPEISVGAVSVQRYNAFLRELVVPTNFNIVSIRPLRGSGLIVCEPSLLFGIIDTLYGGVGKFQTRIEGRDFSATEQRVINRLVEVICTEYKKAWQGIYPLELSYQRSEMQPQFANIATPSEIVVSTAFQLEIGDLSGAIHICMPYATLEPIRDVLYSATQGDAIEVDRRWVRVLTREIQAAEVTLVAELARADATVEQLLAMKPGDFIELERQPRIRATIEGVPVFDCQYGTHNAKYAIRVEECLRGIEAHWMGEKHVN; this is encoded by the coding sequence GTGAGTGATTCCTTTCTGTCCCAGGAAGAGGTCGATGCGCTGCTGGAGGGCGTGACCGGCGAAAGCCAGAAAACCGTCAAGGAGGAGATCGAGGCCGGCGCCGTCCGCGACTACGACATCTCCAGCCAGGAGCGCATCGTGCGCGGGCGCATGCCGACGATGGAGATCGTCAACGAGCGCTTTGCACGCAACTTCCGCATCGGGCTGTTCAACTTCATACGCCGCAGCCCCGAGATCTCGGTGGGCGCGGTGTCGGTGCAGCGCTACAACGCCTTTCTGCGCGAGCTGGTGGTGCCGACCAACTTCAACATCGTCTCCATCCGCCCGCTGCGCGGCAGCGGCCTGATCGTGTGCGAGCCCTCGCTGCTGTTCGGCATCATCGACACGCTGTACGGCGGCGTGGGCAAGTTCCAGACGCGCATCGAGGGGCGAGACTTCTCGGCCACCGAGCAGCGCGTCATCAACCGCCTGGTGGAGGTGATCTGCACCGAATACAAGAAGGCCTGGCAGGGCATCTACCCGCTGGAGCTGTCCTACCAGCGCTCGGAGATGCAGCCGCAGTTTGCCAACATCGCCACGCCCAGCGAGATCGTGGTCTCCACGGCATTCCAGCTGGAGATCGGCGACCTGTCCGGCGCCATCCACATCTGCATGCCCTACGCCACGCTGGAGCCGATACGCGACGTGCTGTATTCGGCCACGCAGGGCGATGCCATCGAGGTGGACAGGCGCTGGGTGCGCGTGCTCACCCGCGAGATCCAGGCCGCCGAGGTCACGCTGGTGGCCGAGCTGGCGCGCGCGGATGCCACCGTCGAGCAGCTGCTGGCCATGAAGCCGGGCGACTTCATCGAGCTGGAGCGCCAGCCGCGCATACGCGCGACCATCGAGGGCGTGCCCGTCTTTGACTGCCAATACGGCACACACAACGCCAAGTACGCGATCCGCGTAGAGGAATGCCTGCGCGGCATAGAGGCCCACTGGATGGGAGAGAAACATGTCAACTGA
- a CDS encoding flagellar basal body-associated FliL family protein, which translates to MSEPTAAPAKAKSKKLIIIVAALAVLLVAGGAAAWLLLGKRGGGDEEEGHAPVAQAAAPKTPPTFLPMENMVVNLADPGGDRFAQVGITLELADAKTGELVKSFMPSIRSNVLLLVSQRSTEELLTREGKEKLAVDIRREVSRPLGFTVPKPRKRPVQRDPEDEEEDDEVAPRRAKADNNPVRQVLFSSFIIQ; encoded by the coding sequence GTGTCCGAACCCACTGCCGCCCCGGCCAAGGCCAAGAGCAAGAAACTGATCATCATCGTGGCGGCCCTGGCCGTGCTGCTGGTGGCCGGCGGCGCCGCCGCCTGGCTGCTGCTGGGCAAACGCGGCGGCGGTGACGAGGAGGAGGGGCATGCGCCCGTGGCCCAGGCGGCCGCGCCCAAGACGCCGCCCACCTTTCTGCCCATGGAGAACATGGTGGTCAACCTGGCCGACCCCGGCGGTGACCGTTTTGCCCAGGTGGGCATCACGCTGGAGCTGGCCGACGCCAAGACCGGCGAGCTCGTCAAGTCCTTCATGCCCAGCATTCGCAGCAATGTGCTGCTGCTGGTGTCGCAGCGCAGCACCGAGGAGCTGCTGACGCGCGAGGGCAAGGAGAAGCTGGCCGTGGACATTCGCCGCGAGGTCTCGCGCCCGCTGGGCTTCACGGTGCCCAAGCCGCGCAAGCGCCCGGTGCAGCGTGACCCGGAGGACGAGGAAGAGGACGACGAGGTCGCGCCCCGGCGCGCCAAGGCGGACAACAACCCGGTGCGCCAGGTGCTGTTCTCCAGCTTCATCATCCAGTAA
- a CDS encoding flagellar hook-length control protein FliK: MEKTRIATPAPQSAHEARAARGTGQKPGSAEDAAIAAGQGGGFALLLAALGGGASEQASTQAGEQAGEQVGGAVALLDGLGTTAPEAGEQALKPQPGMPDGAALAPWMLGLQPTAVQAQGAGVVMDGAAATTGGEVAALSGLAGRSGQGLMGVAQAGTQRWTSGSLVGETAMLDGAAEAAALGGTSQGMGAAAPAGRGVAARAQPWQPADGPSGAAGSGRNNAAGVVSIAQTATESIVTMPAAAQTTGLAISERGGAQQPMPLAQPGGEAEAAAPALSAAGLIVANDRQPGAAQSDARSGAGAVSVGSGEHQGFEAQPAAADATPAAMAGAEDQLAEQIAEQASYWVHQKTQNAELTLDQGGRPVEVRVALTGDQAHVSLRSDQLEARQLLDAGREQLQDMLQRQGLQLAGMTVGAGGGHGAGARQEGREAGYQGAQRASVQAALPVGAAGRGSGVGERSVDIFV; this comes from the coding sequence ATGGAAAAGACACGCATAGCCACCCCGGCGCCGCAGAGCGCGCATGAGGCGCGCGCCGCGCGCGGCACGGGGCAAAAACCCGGCAGTGCCGAGGACGCCGCCATCGCCGCGGGCCAGGGCGGCGGTTTTGCCTTGCTACTGGCGGCCCTGGGCGGTGGCGCCAGCGAACAGGCCAGCACGCAGGCAGGAGAACAGGCCGGCGAACAGGTCGGCGGCGCGGTGGCGCTGCTCGATGGCCTGGGCACCACGGCACCCGAAGCCGGTGAGCAGGCGCTGAAGCCCCAGCCGGGCATGCCGGATGGCGCAGCGCTGGCGCCCTGGATGCTGGGCCTGCAGCCCACCGCTGTGCAGGCGCAGGGTGCGGGCGTCGTTATGGATGGCGCAGCTGCCACCACGGGGGGCGAGGTGGCGGCCCTGTCGGGCCTGGCCGGCCGCAGTGGTCAGGGCCTGATGGGCGTGGCCCAGGCCGGTACGCAGCGCTGGACGAGCGGCAGCCTGGTGGGCGAAACCGCCATGCTGGACGGCGCCGCAGAGGCTGCCGCGCTGGGCGGTACTAGCCAGGGCATGGGCGCGGCTGCGCCGGCGGGGCGTGGTGTGGCGGCGCGCGCACAGCCATGGCAGCCGGCCGATGGCCCATCGGGAGCTGCCGGATCAGGACGAAATAACGCCGCAGGTGTTGTATCCATTGCGCAAACAGCTACTGAATCGATAGTGACGATGCCTGCCGCAGCACAGACCACAGGCTTGGCCATCAGCGAGCGTGGTGGTGCCCAGCAGCCCATGCCCCTGGCGCAGCCGGGTGGCGAGGCCGAGGCGGCTGCGCCGGCCCTGTCCGCCGCGGGTTTGATAGTGGCCAATGACCGCCAGCCTGGTGCCGCACAGTCCGACGCGCGTTCTGGCGCAGGCGCTGTGTCCGTGGGCAGTGGCGAGCACCAGGGCTTCGAGGCGCAGCCCGCAGCGGCCGACGCCACGCCGGCCGCCATGGCCGGCGCCGAAGACCAGCTGGCCGAGCAGATCGCCGAGCAGGCCAGCTATTGGGTGCACCAGAAAACCCAGAACGCCGAGCTGACCCTGGACCAGGGCGGCCGACCGGTCGAGGTGCGGGTGGCGCTCACCGGCGACCAGGCCCATGTCAGTCTGCGCAGTGACCAGCTGGAGGCGCGCCAGCTGCTGGACGCCGGCCGAGAGCAGCTGCAGGACATGCTGCAGCGCCAGGGCCTGCAGCTGGCCGGCATGACGGTGGGCGCCGGCGGCGGCCATGGCGCGGGCGCGCGCCAGGAGGGGCGCGAGGCGGGCTACCAGGGCGCGCAGCGCGCCAGCGTGCAGGCGGCGCTGCCCGTGGGCGCCGCGGGCCGTGGATCGGGCGTGGGCGAGCGCTCGGTGGATATCTTTGTGTGA
- the fliJ gene encoding flagellar export protein FliJ, with protein MGSLNAFVVAVDLAERQRDAARQTLQNLQGARQAAQAQLEQLSGYAAETQQRWGMREGAAVQPEVMRHHYQFMGRLDHAIGLQTQAVSGQDQRVHQAGQVLLQAELRLASLRKVLERRRADLLREQQRREQKQTDELASQRAAARAGAVHQE; from the coding sequence ATGGGCTCGCTGAACGCCTTTGTCGTCGCCGTGGATCTGGCCGAGCGCCAGCGTGATGCGGCGCGCCAGACGCTGCAGAACCTGCAGGGCGCACGCCAGGCGGCGCAGGCCCAGCTCGAGCAGCTGAGTGGCTACGCGGCGGAGACGCAGCAGCGCTGGGGCATGCGCGAGGGCGCGGCCGTGCAGCCCGAGGTCATGCGCCACCACTACCAGTTCATGGGCCGGCTCGATCACGCCATAGGCCTGCAGACGCAGGCCGTCAGCGGCCAGGATCAGCGTGTGCACCAGGCCGGGCAGGTGCTGCTGCAGGCTGAGCTGCGCCTGGCCAGCCTGCGCAAGGTGCTGGAGCGCCGCCGCGCAGACCTGTTGCGCGAGCAGCAGCGGCGCGAGCAAAAGCAGACCGACGAACTTGCATCACAACGCGCCGCGGCCAGGGCGGGCGCGGTGCATCAGGAGTAA
- the fliI gene encoding flagellar protein export ATPase FliI, with protein sequence MPIEPASAWGEFMAAARARVAQPQALEARGTLTRLTGLVLEAAGLRVPVGAQCQMRMPGQEPVLAEVVGFAGDKAFLMPAGDIHGLSSGASVTPAAPYVPAPRLGAAGGESLDTSAGVLRLPVGAGLLGRVVDSQGQPLDHGGPLAGVTALPMDRSPINAMERDPVREPLDTGVRAINALLTVGRGQRLGLFAGSGVGKSVLLGMMARYTRADVIVVGLIGERGREVKEFVEDILGAQDRGRSVVVAAPADASPLLRMQGAAYATAIAEHFRDQGLHVLLLMDSLTRYAMAQREIALAIGEPPATKGYPPSCFAKLPALVERSGNGLNGVGSITAFYTVLSEGDDQQDPIADAARAILDGHIVLSRALAEGGHYPAIDIEQSASRVMHNVVQREHFDMARSFRAIYSRYQKSRDLIQVGAYMSGSDPQLDEAIRLQPGMVGFLQQSMFEAAPMDDCLAAMGQVLEG encoded by the coding sequence ATGCCGATTGAGCCCGCCAGCGCCTGGGGAGAGTTCATGGCCGCGGCGCGCGCGCGCGTGGCGCAGCCGCAGGCGCTGGAGGCGCGCGGCACGCTCACGCGCCTGACGGGCCTGGTGCTGGAGGCCGCGGGCCTGCGTGTGCCAGTGGGCGCGCAGTGCCAGATGCGGATGCCGGGCCAGGAGCCGGTGCTGGCCGAGGTGGTGGGCTTTGCCGGCGACAAGGCCTTCTTGATGCCGGCGGGCGATATCCACGGCCTGTCCAGCGGCGCCAGCGTGACACCGGCCGCGCCCTATGTGCCGGCGCCGCGGCTGGGTGCGGCCGGCGGCGAGAGCTTGGACACAAGCGCCGGCGTGCTGCGCCTGCCTGTTGGCGCGGGCCTGCTGGGCCGCGTGGTGGATTCGCAGGGCCAGCCGCTGGACCATGGCGGGCCGCTGGCCGGGGTGACGGCACTGCCCATGGACAGAAGCCCGATCAACGCCATGGAGCGCGACCCGGTGCGCGAGCCGCTGGATACCGGCGTGCGCGCCATCAACGCGCTGCTGACCGTGGGACGCGGCCAGCGCCTGGGGCTGTTTGCCGGCTCGGGCGTGGGCAAGAGCGTGCTGCTGGGCATGATGGCGCGCTACACCCGGGCCGATGTCATCGTCGTCGGCCTGATTGGCGAGCGCGGGCGCGAGGTCAAGGAGTTTGTCGAGGACATTCTGGGCGCGCAGGATCGCGGCCGCTCGGTGGTCGTAGCCGCGCCGGCCGATGCGTCGCCGCTGTTGCGCATGCAGGGCGCGGCCTATGCCACGGCGATCGCCGAGCATTTCCGCGATCAGGGCTTGCATGTGCTGCTGCTCATGGATTCGCTGACGCGCTACGCCATGGCGCAGCGCGAGATCGCGCTGGCCATCGGCGAGCCGCCGGCCACCAAGGGCTATCCGCCCAGCTGCTTTGCCAAGCTGCCGGCGCTGGTGGAGAGAAGCGGCAATGGGCTCAATGGCGTGGGTTCGATCACCGCCTTCTACACCGTGCTGTCCGAGGGTGACGACCAGCAGGACCCGATTGCCGATGCGGCGCGGGCCATTCTGGATGGCCACATCGTGCTCTCGCGCGCGCTGGCCGAGGGTGGCCACTACCCGGCCATAGACATAGAGCAGTCGGCCTCGCGCGTGATGCACAACGTGGTGCAGCGCGAGCATTTCGACATGGCGCGCAGCTTCCGCGCCATCTACTCGCGCTACCAGAAGAGCCGCGACCTGATCCAGGTCGGCGCCTACATGAGTGGCTCAGACCCCCAGCTGGACGAGGCCATACGCCTGCAGCCGGGCATGGTGGGTTTTCTGCAGCAAAGCATGTTCGAGGCCGCGCCCATGGATGACTGCCTGGCGGCCATGGGCCAGGTGCTGGAGGGCTGA
- a CDS encoding flagellar assembly protein FliH, whose product MPSSSRHYSRFIPGEELGNVRRWEFGDVHDAGTLRPLMSPTPVLEPEPDTELHAGITIDAAEQQALLQQAHDEGHARGLAEGQEQARLAAQQQLDDYVAGQGREAAERLAQVAQSLQDSLAGLQQAMAQEVLQLACDIARQVVRREVAGNPRAMLPVVREALGMLAAESRPATVRLHPDDWAALEKPLREEFASPRIEWQADAAVPPGDCLVESAGMQIDGTLDKRWRRAIAALGLTAAWREDGHAD is encoded by the coding sequence ATGCCTTCGTCTAGCCGCCACTACTCGCGCTTCATCCCCGGCGAAGAGCTGGGTAACGTCAGACGCTGGGAGTTTGGCGATGTGCACGACGCCGGCACGCTGCGCCCCCTCATGTCGCCCACGCCGGTGCTGGAGCCCGAACCTGACACTGAGCTGCACGCCGGCATCACCATCGACGCGGCCGAGCAGCAGGCGCTGCTGCAGCAGGCGCATGACGAGGGCCATGCGCGCGGCCTGGCCGAAGGCCAGGAGCAGGCGCGCCTGGCGGCGCAGCAGCAGCTGGACGACTATGTTGCCGGCCAGGGCCGCGAGGCCGCCGAACGCCTGGCGCAGGTGGCGCAAAGCCTGCAGGACAGCCTGGCAGGCCTGCAGCAGGCCATGGCGCAGGAGGTGCTGCAGCTGGCCTGCGACATTGCGCGCCAGGTGGTGCGCCGCGAGGTGGCAGGCAACCCCCGGGCCATGCTGCCCGTGGTGCGCGAGGCTCTGGGCATGCTGGCGGCCGAGAGCCGGCCGGCCACGGTGCGCCTGCATCCGGACGACTGGGCGGCGCTGGAAAAGCCGCTGCGCGAAGAATTCGCCAGCCCGCGCATCGAATGGCAGGCGGACGCCGCCGTGCCGCCCGGCGACTGTCTGGTGGAATCCGCCGGCATGCAGATCGACGGCACGCTGGACAAGCGCTGGCGCCGCGCCATCGCCGCCCTGGGCCTGACGGCCGCCTGGCGTGAGGATGGCCATGCCGATTGA
- the fliG gene encoding flagellar motor switch protein FliG — protein MDEQGLNDAAIMLMSLGEEEAAEVFKHLSPKEVQKLGETIARMRAVSKEKVDEVLTRFTNDAAAQSLLVSDTGNYVRSVLKRALGDDKAALLIDRILQGGDVSGIESLKWMDPLSVAELLRNEHPQIVAAILVHLDPDHASGILGQFTERQRGEVMLRIATLEGIQPTALKDLNEVLFKALAGGDKVRKSSLGGVQAAASIINLMGSGMDAAVLESIRGHDIDLAQKIMDKMFVFDDVAKLDDRSIQTVLREVASETLVVALKGAQPEVRDKILNNMSSRAAAAMREDLESRGPMRLSEVEAQQREILKTVRRLADEGQIALSGGGDDAFV, from the coding sequence ATGGACGAACAGGGACTGAACGACGCAGCCATCATGCTGATGTCGCTGGGCGAGGAGGAGGCGGCCGAGGTCTTCAAGCACCTGTCGCCCAAGGAGGTGCAGAAGCTGGGCGAGACCATCGCCCGCATGCGCGCCGTGTCCAAGGAGAAGGTGGACGAGGTGCTGACCCGCTTCACCAACGACGCAGCGGCGCAAAGCCTGCTGGTGTCCGACACCGGCAACTACGTGCGCTCGGTGCTCAAGCGCGCGCTGGGCGACGACAAGGCGGCGCTCTTGATCGACCGCATATTGCAGGGCGGCGATGTCTCGGGCATAGAGAGCCTGAAGTGGATGGACCCGCTGTCGGTGGCCGAGCTGCTGCGCAACGAGCACCCGCAGATCGTCGCCGCCATCCTGGTACACCTGGATCCGGACCATGCCTCGGGCATCCTGGGGCAGTTCACCGAGCGCCAGCGCGGCGAGGTGATGCTGCGCATCGCCACGCTGGAGGGCATACAGCCCACGGCGCTCAAGGACTTGAACGAGGTGCTGTTCAAGGCCCTGGCCGGGGGCGACAAGGTGCGCAAGAGCTCGCTGGGTGGCGTGCAGGCGGCGGCCAGCATCATCAACCTGATGGGCTCGGGCATGGATGCGGCGGTGCTGGAGTCGATCCGCGGCCACGACATCGACCTGGCGCAGAAGATCATGGACAAGATGTTTGTCTTTGACGACGTGGCCAAGCTGGACGACCGCTCCATCCAGACCGTGCTGCGCGAGGTGGCCTCCGAGACCCTGGTGGTGGCCCTGAAGGGCGCCCAGCCCGAGGTGCGCGACAAGATCCTGAACAACATGTCCTCGCGCGCGGCCGCTGCCATGCGCGAAGACCTGGAGTCGCGCGGCCCCATGCGCCTGTCCGAGGTCGAGGCGCAGCAGCGCGAGATTCTGAAGACCGTGCGCCGCCTGGCCGACGAAGGCCAGATCGCATTGAGCGGCGGAGGTGACGATGCCTTCGTCTAG
- the fliF gene encoding flagellar basal-body MS-ring/collar protein FliF yields the protein MSAVAEVPVTPPPAASAGWQQRLASLDRGARLRLGAAALLLLGVIAAAFFYGRSPDYRVLFSGLNDKDGGAIVAQLTTMNVPYKYTEGGGAIMVPAERVHDVRLRLATQGLPKGSVTGFELMETNRFGVTQFQERLNFQRGLEGELTRSIQALASVQSARVHLALPNQNGFFREQQKPSASVLLSLYPGRMLDRAQLAGIVHLVASSVPELAPSAVSVLDDTGKLLSQSPDGGASNGVDAQQLAYVQQIEQQYTRRILDLLEPVVGKNNVKAQVTAEVDFNQTESTVEQHRPNLAPDASAVRSQQIVESGGDKGAQPPTGVPGAVSNQPPQGSTAPINGANPPPTAANAQQQPGAAGQGKRESITNYEVDKTTRVTRGGMGAIKRVNAAVVVNYQSVSEEEGKPPVAKALSPEQIEQMTALVRETIGYSKERGDSVNLMNTPFLADAAPAADLPLWKQPEVVELAKSLGWPVGLSLAVALLLLGLVRPVLKGRKSATPAQDSAPGGQLNALASEELERPALPAPEQPQDLQPTAEQLRLEDARRLARENPVAVASIIKTWVNGE from the coding sequence ATGTCTGCAGTTGCCGAAGTCCCTGTTACCCCGCCCCCCGCCGCCAGCGCCGGCTGGCAGCAGCGCCTGGCTTCGCTCGACCGCGGTGCGCGCCTGCGCCTGGGTGCGGCGGCGTTGTTGCTGCTGGGGGTGATCGCCGCGGCCTTCTTCTATGGCCGCAGCCCGGACTACCGGGTGCTGTTCTCGGGCCTGAACGACAAGGATGGCGGCGCCATCGTGGCCCAGCTGACCACCATGAACGTGCCCTACAAATACACCGAAGGCGGCGGCGCCATCATGGTGCCGGCCGAGCGTGTGCACGACGTGCGCCTGCGCCTGGCCACGCAGGGCCTGCCCAAGGGCTCGGTGACGGGCTTCGAGCTGATGGAGACCAACCGCTTTGGCGTGACCCAGTTCCAGGAGCGGCTGAATTTCCAGCGTGGGCTGGAGGGCGAGCTGACGCGCTCCATCCAGGCCCTGGCCTCGGTGCAGAGCGCGCGCGTGCACCTGGCGCTGCCCAATCAGAACGGTTTCTTTCGCGAGCAGCAAAAGCCTTCGGCCTCGGTGCTGCTGTCGCTGTACCCGGGCCGCATGCTGGATCGGGCGCAGCTGGCGGGCATCGTGCACCTGGTGGCATCCAGCGTGCCCGAGCTGGCGCCCTCGGCGGTGAGCGTGCTGGACGATACCGGCAAGCTGCTGTCGCAGTCGCCCGACGGCGGCGCCAGCAATGGCGTGGACGCGCAGCAGCTGGCCTATGTGCAGCAGATAGAGCAGCAGTACACGCGCCGCATCCTGGACTTGCTGGAGCCCGTGGTGGGCAAGAACAACGTCAAGGCCCAGGTGACGGCCGAGGTGGACTTCAACCAGACCGAGTCCACGGTGGAGCAGCACCGCCCCAACCTGGCACCCGACGCCAGCGCCGTGCGCAGCCAGCAGATCGTGGAAAGCGGCGGCGACAAGGGCGCGCAGCCGCCCACGGGCGTGCCCGGCGCCGTCAGCAACCAGCCGCCGCAGGGCTCCACGGCGCCCATCAACGGCGCCAACCCGCCGCCCACGGCCGCCAATGCCCAGCAGCAGCCGGGTGCGGCGGGGCAGGGCAAGCGCGAATCCATCACCAACTATGAGGTGGACAAGACCACGCGCGTGACGCGCGGCGGTATGGGTGCCATCAAGCGCGTGAACGCGGCCGTGGTCGTCAACTACCAGAGCGTGAGCGAGGAGGAGGGCAAGCCGCCGGTCGCCAAGGCCCTGAGCCCCGAGCAGATCGAGCAGATGACGGCCCTGGTGCGCGAGACCATTGGCTACAGCAAGGAGCGCGGCGATTCGGTGAACCTGATGAACACGCCCTTCCTGGCCGATGCCGCGCCCGCCGCCGACCTGCCGCTGTGGAAGCAGCCCGAGGTGGTTGAGCTGGCCAAGAGCCTGGGCTGGCCCGTGGGCCTGTCGCTGGCCGTGGCGCTGTTGCTGCTGGGGCTGGTGCGCCCGGTGCTCAAGGGCCGCAAGAGCGCCACGCCGGCGCAGGATTCGGCGCCCGGCGGCCAGCTGAATGCCCTGGCCTCCGAGGAGCTGGAGCGCCCCGCGCTGCCCGCCCCCGAGCAACCGCAGGACCTGCAGCCCACGGCCGAACAGCTGCGGCTGGAGGACGCCCGCCGCCTGGCGCGCGAGAACCCGGTGGCCGTGGCCAGCATCATCAAAACCTGGGTCAACGGCGAATGA